From Leptotrichia wadei, one genomic window encodes:
- a CDS encoding lipoate--protein ligase: MIYYISKTHDTAFNIALEEYCFKNLRDEDEIFLLWINEPSIIVGKYQNTIEEINTEYTREKGIHVIRRISGGGAVYHDLNNLNYTIISNRDKNQEGFNFKEFSKPIIETLAELGVKAEFTGRNDLEIDGQKFCGNAQAYIKDRVMHHGCLLFNVDFSALGDALKVSKDKIESKGVKSVRSRVTNILPHLKTPITVEEFGDKIMEYMKKQYPDMKEYVFSKEELDYIAKRAEIKRSWEWNYGESPEFNITRGKRFKNGKIQIFATVENSRIKNIKFYGDFFGKNEDLSEIENLLKDVKYTREDVKEKLETVDIGEYFSKFTVDEVVEVIVE; the protein is encoded by the coding sequence ATGATTTATTATATTAGTAAAACTCATGATACCGCATTTAATATTGCTTTGGAAGAATATTGCTTCAAAAATTTAAGAGATGAAGATGAAATATTTTTATTGTGGATAAATGAGCCTTCGATAATTGTTGGGAAGTATCAGAATACGATTGAGGAGATTAATACGGAATATACGAGAGAAAAAGGGATTCATGTAATTCGTAGAATTTCTGGTGGAGGAGCAGTTTATCACGATTTGAATAATTTGAATTATACGATTATTTCTAATAGAGATAAAAATCAGGAAGGATTCAATTTTAAAGAATTTTCAAAACCAATAATTGAAACATTGGCAGAATTAGGCGTAAAAGCTGAGTTTACTGGAAGAAATGACTTGGAAATTGATGGACAAAAATTTTGTGGAAATGCACAGGCTTACATAAAAGATAGAGTGATGCATCACGGTTGTCTTTTATTTAATGTTGATTTTAGTGCTTTGGGAGATGCTTTGAAAGTTTCCAAAGATAAAATTGAGTCAAAAGGTGTAAAATCTGTTAGAAGTAGAGTTACAAATATATTGCCTCATTTGAAAACTCCAATTACAGTTGAAGAATTTGGTGATAAAATTATGGAATATATGAAAAAACAGTATCCAGATATGAAAGAATATGTTTTCAGTAAGGAAGAGTTGGATTATATTGCTAAAAGAGCTGAAATTAAAAGAAGCTGGGAATGGAATTATGGAGAGTCTCCAGAATTTAATATAACTAGAGGAAAAAGATTTAAAAATGGAAAAATCCAGATCTTTGCCACAGTTGAAAATTCTAGAATTAAAAATATTAAATTTTATGGGGATTTCTTCGGGAAAAATGAAGATTTGAGTGAAATCGAAAATCTTTTGAAAGATGTGAAATATACGAGGGAAGATGTTAAGGAAAAATTGGAAACGGTTGATATTGGGGA